The genomic segment gtatttcagtagatcaGGACCAGTTCCTCTGTTCAGTGTGtctagatctactgaaggatccagtggcgatcccctgtggtcacagtttctgtaaggagtGTATTAATGACTGGTGGGATCAGGATGATAAGAGAGGAGTTTAtcgctgtcctcagtgcagagacattTTCACTCCAAGGcttgttctacgcagaaacaacatgctggctgaagtggtggagaaattgaagaagaagactgaagtccaagctgcttctcctgctcactgttacgctggacctggagaagtggagtgtgatttctgcaccgggagaaaacacaaagccgtcaagtcctgtctggTGTGTCTGACTTCCCTTTGTGAAACTCACTTAAAACCTCATCTTGAAATTCCTGCTTTAAAAAAGCACAAGTTAGTCGAAGCTTCTGGAAATctacaagagaagatctgctctcaGCATGATAAAGTACTGGAGATCTACTGTCATACTGACCAAAGCTTCATCTGTTATCAGTGTATGATGCATGAACACAGAGGTCATGACACAGTCGCAGCTGCAGCGGAAAGAACTGAAAAGCAGGTGAGAACGTTTTAGAAACATTTTTAGAACCAATTCATCCTAATGTTACTTGTGTCTACAATCAGCTGTTTTAACCCGCTTACAAATTAATCAAAGGTTTAAAAATTTTCCATTTGTGTGTTCATCAGAAAGATTTGTAAATGTACTAAAAGATGATTAAAGTGGAATATAACATCATTAAGAGAAGGTTAAACGTATTGTTGCTTGGTGTTAATAAtaatctcagagagagagagagagagagagagagggcaaatCTTGGGTGTGGCACCATCATCCAGACTTTTACAGCTTAAGCATGTGCACACAAGTCACaactattaaacacacacacagtacacactcgCTTTACAGAACAGCTCGAGACACTGCTGTGTAAAATGTGATAAAGTTATTAACAGTTAAACCTCCTGAATGATGCAGCAAAAAACATTCACCTTCCAGTCAGGAGATGATGAGTTTAAATCCCATCGATGCTCTACGCCAGCATAACTGGGCCAGATCTCTCCTCTGTCAATTAGAACAACATTAGCCGTGTGGGTGTGAGCTCATGTATATAGAAGGAGCAGATGCAGGAGGAAGTGGAGGAAAAATAACAAACATCTAAACAGCTAAATGTTcacagagtgagttaaaggaggagcagatgaaatcccagcagagaatccaggagaagcagaagaaggtgcaggagctgaaacaggctgtgaacactataaaggtgagcagtgagcagagacagagctgctcctagaaacacacacaacatggacaacgagtcatttacagtcccagtaagagagggaatgatagatgagctttaaatcttgtgtgtgtcctaacagcgcagtgcacagacagcagtggaggacagtgagaggatctttactgagctgatcagctccatagagaaaaagcgctcggaggtgacggagctgatcagagatcaggagaaggctgaactgagtcgagctgaacgactcctggagcaactggagcaggagattgctgatcttcagaggagagtcactgagctggagcagctttcacacaaacacgatcacatccatttcctccaggtaacacacacacacacacacatctgtataATCCCATGAATATTTctccaccgggcggcacggtggtgtagtggttagtgctgtcgcctcacagcaagaaggtctgggttcgagccccgtggccggcgagggcctttctgtgtggagtttacatgttctccccgtgtccgcgtgggtttcctccgggtgctccggtttcccccacagtccaaagacatgcaggttaggttaactggtgactctaaattgaccgtaggtgtgaatgtgagtgtgaatggttgtctgtgtctatgtgtcagccctgtgatgacctggcgacttgtccagggtgtaccccgcctttcacccgtagtcagctgggataggctccagcttgcctgcgaccctgtagaacaggataaagcggctagagataatgagatgagatatttctccacctttctccttctccatgatgttttttctttctctctgtagagtttccagtctctctgtgtctcttctgGACGTGAGGACTCACCCAGCATCACtgtcaatcaacatctctcatttgatggagtgaggaaatctctctctgatctgaaaaagagactcgaggaattctgccAGGAGGAATTCATCAAAATCCCTGAACATGGTGAGAGAAATCGTCCTGCTGggaaatctttactttctctgcagcaCAGTAAAGAGAGACATCAAATTTCCCCAAAACACACAGAAATGATTTCAGATGATGACGTGAACTTCCTGTTATTGCTGCTCTTGACTGGAAAGATGATTTTATACACTTACACTTTTTATTCAGGTCTTAATAGTGTCAAAGTGTCTGTTTTGTTTTCAGTGATTGTACTATTAATAAAGTatagaggacacacacacatttattcacacattcctccaaagagagagagagagagagagaaagagagagagagagagagttcataaGTCATATGAATAACATTCAGTCATAACATTTATTCTGTCATCATTAGTTACCAAAGCAGCTCTCTGCTCGTGCTCATGTTATTAAAAGTTTATTTCTCCGTCGTTCAAAAATCTCATTTAAATCCCACACCTAGAGAATGTGTTTTCTAAAATAAAACGCTGATTAAACATCAGACACAAATTGTATCACTTTAAACTGTTTCCGTCTTTTACAGAACCTGATTTTTCATCTCCATTGTGTTTCTgtgtctccacagctgcagcagttcagatgaTTTTACCCTCAGAACCAAAGAGCAGAGAAGATTTTCTGCACTGTacgtgtaaaacacacacacacacacacacacacacacacacacacacacacacacacacacacacagtgtctcacTCTCCACATAAATCTATGCTGTGATTAATatctcacatgttcacatttctcATGTGTTTAGATTTCTgtgatctgactctggatcccaacacagtAAATTAtcacctcattctgtctgagaagaacagagtggTGACGCGCAGTGAGAGAAAGCAGccgtactctgatcatccagagagatttgactcctactgtcaggtgttgtgtaaggagagagtgtgtggacgctgttactgggaggtggagtggagcagtgaggattatgtgtacatatcagtctcatataaagacatcagaaGGAAAGGAGGGGGTAAAGTGTGTTGCTTTGGACTCTAcagtcagtcctggagtctgcggtgttcttcttcttctctctctttctataacaacagcattaagactgatctcagagttccatccccctccagaataggagtgtatgtggatcacagtgcaggaactctgtccttctacagcgtctctgacacgatgaagctcctccacagagtccacaccacattcactcagactctatacgctgggttcaGGCTGTATTCTCCTGGATCAactgtgagattgtgtgatccaaaataaaatatttaatgaTTTGTCGTTTTTAAAATTAAGATGAACAGCTTTACTTTTATATAGAGTTTTTAAGTCCAATAAAGATGGAACATGAGGAAAGTCttttacagaccctccaggatttcgcattgttgcgatttgcaacttcaacgcaaattcaaccaatccccgcaaattcagggcggggctgcaattatatccaatcaccgcaacgttcccacaaatttgaccaatcgttggcgtcgtcttgaggtgacgtgcacagtgttgccagattgggaggttttaagtgagttttggcgggttttgaacatattttgggctggaaaccgtcagcaacgctgtgtgagtcagtgtttatataggcttaaattctgttactgaaagtgtgttatgtttacagtgaaggactgtgtgcacttgacattatttttttacttaatacaagaaattaatggatgccagcatttttgccaaaatggtattttattttccattgtttaggcagcttcagcatcatactgtgagattctgttcaaattgtttttttttttcttctatgaagcctgagccatttattttattagtttataattattgtttaatttagtcttcaggagagactgcctgcacacagtactagtattaatagttttttttttttcttacatgaaagctgagacatttatattatattttaaggtaacttcatgttgtgctgtgaggttctctgcactttaacttttgaaccaacaggtgcatttggataagtaaagcctatttttctgcgtttttgtagtcctggtaacctTTTATATtgataaagttgtttataggaccatttctcaggatctttgttttttttaatcaatagtctttcagtaataacttaatatttaacataatcactcaattttaatcacaaaaagagaaaattgcaacaatttctcgcaactttcacttcctcccgcaacgtaatcgcaacaaaagcctaaaaaacaccgcaactttcatcaacTTTCATcaaggcccgcaaaatcctggggggactgcttTTAGATTttctaatatttatttataatatgaGATTTTCATTTCTCTGTCTTTTAGGAGATTTAATTTTATAATTGTGACCATTATATAAAAATAATTAtcagaacattaaaaaaaaacatttgcatCATCATAAACAACTGCTATAATTGCTggcacattatttttttaaatattcaaatTAAATTTTCCAGCTTTACAGTTTTATTAATATTAGATTGATGATCATTGTATCACTTCGCCAAACTTATCATATTGTAATCTCAGAGGAAATGAAAATGAATCGCAGtaatgtgttgttcttctgtCTGTATCTCATTATATTATCTGTCTACTGACTGTCTCAATTATAGCAATACATCAAGTGTAtaatattattaaattattaacattttctcaaatatttttctcagtgaatgttgtttttttttcttcctataaATCACCAAGGTTGATAATGTATGTAGCTAACAAGCTAAGAATTTGGGAAAATGTTAGCATAACAGCTAACAGATTAGCATTGTGAAAGGATTTTCTGTTTTGTTAAGTTCACTAATTATTAATCTTCCACATGAATCATTAAGTCTCTCCTTGTCCTGTATATTCAGTCACAATTTCCTGTAAACATCTTGTGATAAACTGT from the Neoarius graeffei isolate fNeoGra1 chromosome 2, fNeoGra1.pri, whole genome shotgun sequence genome contains:
- the LOC132872073 gene encoding tripartite motif-containing protein 16-like; its protein translation is MAKASISVDQDQFLCSVCLDLLKDPVAIPCGHSFCKECINDWWDQDDKRGVYRCPQCRDIFTPRLVLRRNNMLAEVVEKLKKKTEVQAASPAHCYAGPGEVECDFCTGRKHKAVKSCLVCLTSLCETHLKPHLEIPALKKHKLVEASGNLQEKICSQHDKVLEIYCHTDQSFICYQCMMHEHRGHDTVAAAAERTEKQSELKEEQMKSQQRIQEKQKKVQELKQAVNTIKRSAQTAVEDSERIFTELISSIEKKRSEVTELIRDQEKAELSRAERLLEQLEQEIADLQRRVTELEQLSHKHDHIHFLQSFQSLCVSSGREDSPSITVNQHLSFDGVRKSLSDLKKRLEEFCQEEFIKIPEHAAAVQMILPSEPKSREDFLHYFCDLTLDPNTVNYHLILSEKNRVVTRSERKQPYSDHPERFDSYCQVLCKERVCGRCYWEVEWSSEDYVYISVSYKDIRRKGGGKVCCFGLYSQSWSLRCSSSSLSFYNNSIKTDLRVPSPSRIGVYVDHSAGTLSFYSVSDTMKLLHRVHTTFTQTLYAGFRLYSPGSTVRLCDPK